One Alnus glutinosa chromosome 3, dhAlnGlut1.1, whole genome shotgun sequence genomic region harbors:
- the LOC133863631 gene encoding proline-rich receptor-like protein kinase PERK1 — protein MSSPSPETSPATNPSTPSSSPPPPLTTEFSQPSPPRPPPSLPLPLPPPPNGGLAKGALVGLIVGIGIGGLIVLVGVCIFVIFYRRRNRRNRFDNVHSDGHPQESKNDPIGDPPQHWQQNAPPPKDGKVTLFPKPTRPPGVASSPQLLQVSTPTAHSSASSSLGYERPIPPPSPGYALGLSQSTFSYKELAIATNGFSSANLLGEGGFGYVHKGVLPNGKVVAIKQLKSGSAQGEREFVAEVEVISRVHHKHLVSLVGYCISGAQRMLVYEFVPNYTLDFHLHGKERPTVNWPTRMKIALGSAKGLAYLHEDCQPKIIHRDIKAANILLEYNFDAKVADFGLAKFSLDTDTHVSTRVMGTFGYLAPEYAASGKLTYKSDVFSFGVVLLELITGRQPLDKTQSFTDDSMVEWARPLLAQALENGNFEALVEPRLQNDYNSGEMARMVACAAACIRHSARYRPRMSQIVRALEGNLPLDDLNEGMKPGHSRAIGSFESTDYESSQYKEDLKKFRKMALESQELGTSECSGPSSDSALLQSVSSSEGQRTTQEIELGKLKNDAQDFG, from the exons ATGTCGTCTCCCTCTCCGGAGACTTCTCCGGCGACCAACCCCAGCACTCCTTCAAGTTCTCCGCCTCCGCCGCTGACGACAGAGTTTTCGCAGCCGTCTCCGCCTCGTCCGCCTCCATCACTACCGCTGCCGCTGCCGCCTCCGCCTAACGGGGGTTTGGCAAAGGGGGCGCTGGTAGGGCTGATAGTGGGGATAGGGATAGGAGGGTTAATTGTGCTTGTGGGCGTTTGCATTTTCGTCATTTTCTATAGGAGGAGGAATCGGAGGAACCGATTTGATAATGTTCACTCCGATGGTCATCCACAAGAATCTAAAA ATGACCCTATTGGTGACCCACCTCAGCATTGGCAACAAAATGCTCCACCACCAAAAGATGGTAAAGTAACATTGTTTCCCAAGCCAACTCGTCCCCCTGGAGTTGCATCAAGTCCCCAACTGTTACAAGTCTCCACTCCTACTGCACATTCTTCGGCAAGTAGCAGTTTGGGCTATGAGAGACCAATCCCACCACCTTCTCCTGGCTATGCCTTAGGTCTTTCACAAAGTACATTTTCATATAAGGAATTAGCCATTGCAACAAATGGTTTCTCCAGTGCCAACCTCCTTGGTGAAGGTGGTTTCGGTTACGTTCATAAAGGAGTCCTTCCTAATGGGAAAGTGGTTGCAATTAAGCAGCTGAAATCTGGCAGTGCACAGGGGGAGCGTGAATTTGTGGCAGAGGTTGAGGTCATTAGTCGTGTCCATCACAAGCACCTTGTTTCACTTGTTGGATACTGCATTTCTGGGGCACAGAGAATGCTTGTTTATGAGTTTGTCCCGAACTACACCTTGGATTTTCATCTACATG GAAAGGAGAGGCCAACTGTGAACTGGCCAACCAGAATGAAAATAGCTCTGGGCTCTGCAAAAGGATTGGCATATCTGCATGAGGACT GTCAGCCCAAGATTATTCACCGTGACATCAAGGCAGCTAATATTCTTCTTGAATATAACTTTGATGCGAAG GTTGCAGATTTCGGGCTTGCCAAGTTTTCATTAGATACTGATACTCATGTCTCCACTCGGGTAATGGGAACTTTTGG TTACTTGGCTCCCGAGTATGCTGCAAGTGGAAAGCTCACTTATAAGTCAGATGTCTTCTCCTTTGGGGTTGTACTTTTGGAGTTGATTACCGGACGCCAACCTCTGGATAAAACTCAATCCTTCACTGATGATAGCATGGTTGAGTGG GCAAGGCCTTTGCTCGCGCAAGCTTTAGAAAATGGAAATTTTGAAGCTCTTGTTGAACCGAGGTTGCAGAATGATTACAACTCTGGCGAAATGGCACGAATGGTTGCTTGTGCTGCTGCTTGCATTCGTCATTCAGCTCGGTATCGGCCAAGAATGAGCCAG ATAGTTCGAGCTTTGGAAGGAAACCTTCCTCTAGATGATCTAAATGAGGGAATGAAACCCGGGCACAGCAGAGCAATCGGTTCGTTTGAGAGCACGGATTATGAGAGTAGCCAGTATAAGGAGGACTTGAAGAAATTTAGAAAGATGGCACTAGAAAGCCAAGAGCTAGGTACTAGTGAGTGCAGTGGACCTAGCAGCGACTCTGCTCTGCTCCAATCTGTCTCAAGTAGCGAAGGCCAACGAACTACCCAAGAGATAGAATTGGGGAAACTCAAAAATGATGCCCAAGATTTTGGTTAA